From the Hevea brasiliensis isolate MT/VB/25A 57/8 chromosome 15, ASM3005281v1, whole genome shotgun sequence genome, one window contains:
- the LOC110646347 gene encoding putative BPI/LBP family protein At1g04970, with protein MGFFLNFMAHPTFFLVLSLLLIPASTHLQSKEQGYVSVLLSDKGIDFAKNMLIKKAISSMIPLHLPDIKKSVKIPLLGQVHMVLSNITISSVRVASSSVETGEMGIVLVASGVTADLTMNWRYSYKSWIVVISDSGDASVQVKDMEVGLTFTLEEQDGSLNLSLLDSGCYVKDMSIKLDGGASWLYQRVVDAFEGPIGSAVENAISKKIKEGILKLDSRLQSLPKQVSVDHVSAMNVTFVDDPVLSNSSVEIDINGLFMAKDNILIPNYYYEGLQASDSSNCAAKMVGISLHENVFNTAVVVYFNAGYMHWIVDRFPNQSLLNTATWRFVYPQLYKKYPNDDMNLNVSLTSPPVIRIAENNLDGTIYLDVIVNVLDADEVIPVACVSLVIRSSCSPQILMNKLAGFLKLKSFTVSYKWSNIGDLHMRLLRPVAFAILKTVFLPYVNSHLLKGLPLPFLHGFTLKNAEIHYTNSKMMICSNLALT; from the exons ATGGGTTTCTTCTTGAATTTCATGGCACACCCTACTTTCTTCTTAGTTTTGTCACTTCTATTGATTCCTGCAAGTACCCATCTCCAATCCAAAGAACAAGGATATGTATCTGTGCTCTTATCCGATAAAGGTATTGATTTTGCTAAGAATATGCTTATAAAAAAGGCAATATCCTCCATGATTCCACTTCATCTGCCAGACATAAAGAAGTCAGTGAAAATCCCACTTCTTGGCCAAGTCCATATGGTTCTTTCAAACATCACGATTAGTAGTGTCCGTGTTGCCTCTTCATCTGTTGAAACTGGGGAGATGGGTATTGTCCTAGTTGCTTCTGGTGTTACCGCGGATTTAACCATGAATTGGAGGTACTCTTACAAGAGTTGGATAGTTGTGATTTCGGATAGTGGAGATGCCTCAGTTCAG GTTAAAGATATGGAAGTTGGGCTTACTTTTACTTTAGAAGAACAAGATGGAAGTCTCAATTTGTCTCTCTTGGACAGTGGATGTTATGTGAAAGATATGTCTATTAAGTTGGATGGTGGAGCATCTTGGCTGTATCAAAG GGTGGTTGATGCTTTTGAAGGTCCTATAGGGTCTGCAGTTGAAAATGCTATTTCCAAGAAAATCAAAGAAGGGATATTAAAACTTGATTCCCGATTGCAATCACTTCCAAAACAAGTCTCAGTGGATCATGTTTCTGCAATGAATGTTACTTTTGTGGACGACCCTGTGTTGAGTAATTCTTCAGTAGAAATTGATATCAATGGTTTATTCATGGCGAAGGACAATATTTTGATTCCCAACTATTACTATGAAGGATTGCAAGCTTCTGATTCCTCAAACTGTGCAGCTAAGATGGTTGGAATTTCATTACATGAAAATGTATTTAATACTGCTGTGGTAGTATACTTCAAT GCAGGTTATATGCACTGGATAGTGGATAGATTTCCCAATCAATCCCTCTTAAACACTGCAACATGGAGATTTGTTTATCCTCAACTATACAAGAAGTATCCAAACGATGACATGAATCTGAATGTATCACTAACTTCCCCACCAGTGATAAGAATTGCAGAGAACAACCTTGATGGAACCATATATCTAGATGTGATAGTTAATGTTTTGGATGCTGATGAAGTTATTCCAGTTGCATGTGTGTCATTG GTAATTAGATCTTCATGTTCGccacaaattttaatgaataagCTAGCTGGTTTCCTCAAGTTGAAAAGCTTTACAGTTTCTTATAAGTGGAGCAATATTGGGGACCTGCATATGCGTCTACTTCGG CCAGTAGCTTTTGCAATTCTTAAAACCGTCTTCCTTCCATATGTGAACTCACACCTCCTGAAGGGGTTACCGTTGCCATTTCTTCATGGATTTACACTTAAGAATGCTGAAATCCATTACACAAATTCGAAGATGATGATATGCAGCAACCTTGCCCTCACATAG
- the LOC110646370 gene encoding serine/threonine-protein phosphatase PP-X isozyme 2 isoform X2, with translation MKELFKVGGDCPKTNYLFIGDFVDRGFYSVETFLLLLALKVRYPDRITLIRGNHESRQITQVYGFYDECLRKYGSVNVWRYCTDIFDYLSLSALIENRIFSVHGGLSPAISTLDQIRTIDRKQEVPHDGAMCDLLWSDPEDIVDGWGLSPRGAGFLFGGSVVMSFNHSNNIDYICRAHQLVMEGYKWMFNNQIVTVWSAPNYCYRCGNVAAILELDENLNKRFRVFDAAPQESRGTPAKKPAPDYFL, from the exons ATGAAAGAGCTTTTCAAAGTAGGAGGGGATTGCCCAAAGACTAATTATTTGTTTATTGGAGATTTTGTTGATAGGGGATTTTACTCTGTTGAAACATTTCTGCTTCTACTTGCCCTTAAG GTGAGATATCCAGATCGGATAACCCTCATCAGAGGGAACCATGAGAGCCGTCAGATAACAcag GTGTACGGATTCTATGATGAGTGCCTACGTAAATATGGCTCTGTGAATGTTTGGAGATATTGCACTGATATATTTGATTACTTAAG TTTGTCAGCTCTCATTGAGAACCGGATTTTTAGTGTTCATGGTGGTCTGTCTCCTGCCATATCAACATTGGATCAG ATCCGAACAATTGATAGAAAACAAGAAGTACCTCATGATGGTGCCATGTGTGATCTTCTCTGGTCAGATCCTGAAGATATTGTGGATGGTTGGGGTTTGAGTCCACGTGGTGCTGGTTTTCTATTTGGTGGCAGTGTGGTCATGTCTTTCAACCACTCAAACAATATTGACTATATATGCCGTGCTCATCAGTTGGTAATGGAAGGATACAAATGGATGTTCAACAACCAAATAGTTACAGTCTGGTCAGCTCCGAACTACTGTTACAG ATGTGGTAACGTGGCTGCAATCTTGGAGTTGGATGAGAACCTTAACAAGCGGTTTCGTGTTTTTGATGCAGCTCCACAG GAATCAAGAGGCACACCTGCCAAAAAACCTGCACCTGATTATTTCTTATGA
- the LOC110646370 gene encoding serine/threonine-protein phosphatase PP-X isozyme 2 isoform X1 codes for MQSQPLRFKDSDCKISNPAIFRDLEGNEREMSDLDRQIEQLKKCEPLKESEVKALCLKAMEILVEESNVQRVDAPVTICGDIHGQFYDMKELFKVGGDCPKTNYLFIGDFVDRGFYSVETFLLLLALKVRYPDRITLIRGNHESRQITQVYGFYDECLRKYGSVNVWRYCTDIFDYLSLSALIENRIFSVHGGLSPAISTLDQIRTIDRKQEVPHDGAMCDLLWSDPEDIVDGWGLSPRGAGFLFGGSVVMSFNHSNNIDYICRAHQLVMEGYKWMFNNQIVTVWSAPNYCYRCGNVAAILELDENLNKRFRVFDAAPQESRGTPAKKPAPDYFL; via the exons ATGCAGAGCCAGCCACTGAGATTCAAAGACAGCGATTGCAAAATTAGCAATCCTGCTATTTTTAGGGATTTAGAGGGAAACGAGAGGGAGATGTCTGACCTAGATAGGCAAATAGAGCAGCTAAAGAAATGCGAGCCATTGAAGGAATCGGAAGTGAAGGCTCTTTGCCTCAAAGCCATGGAAATCCTTGTTGAGGAGAGCAACGTCCAACGCGTCGATGCCCCTGTCACT ATATGTGGAGATATCCATGGGCAGTTTTATGACATGAAAGAGCTTTTCAAAGTAGGAGGGGATTGCCCAAAGACTAATTATTTGTTTATTGGAGATTTTGTTGATAGGGGATTTTACTCTGTTGAAACATTTCTGCTTCTACTTGCCCTTAAG GTGAGATATCCAGATCGGATAACCCTCATCAGAGGGAACCATGAGAGCCGTCAGATAACAcag GTGTACGGATTCTATGATGAGTGCCTACGTAAATATGGCTCTGTGAATGTTTGGAGATATTGCACTGATATATTTGATTACTTAAG TTTGTCAGCTCTCATTGAGAACCGGATTTTTAGTGTTCATGGTGGTCTGTCTCCTGCCATATCAACATTGGATCAG ATCCGAACAATTGATAGAAAACAAGAAGTACCTCATGATGGTGCCATGTGTGATCTTCTCTGGTCAGATCCTGAAGATATTGTGGATGGTTGGGGTTTGAGTCCACGTGGTGCTGGTTTTCTATTTGGTGGCAGTGTGGTCATGTCTTTCAACCACTCAAACAATATTGACTATATATGCCGTGCTCATCAGTTGGTAATGGAAGGATACAAATGGATGTTCAACAACCAAATAGTTACAGTCTGGTCAGCTCCGAACTACTGTTACAG ATGTGGTAACGTGGCTGCAATCTTGGAGTTGGATGAGAACCTTAACAAGCGGTTTCGTGTTTTTGATGCAGCTCCACAG GAATCAAGAGGCACACCTGCCAAAAAACCTGCACCTGATTATTTCTTATGA